A part of Methanomassiliicoccales archaeon genomic DNA contains:
- a CDS encoding exosome protein, with protein MTISSVYFRTFVHATEDEGKVLQALKNVSGLDEYHKDVTTGYHGNKILVLEGNLKDKKAIKRFFSSFSKDDIRALIDTIESRVDDECQIFARIDKQKAYLGELVLTKGDDIISVRGKVQTYPKKREVAIRNVTEFLEKLADGKD; from the coding sequence ATGACCATCAGTTCCGTGTATTTTCGAACCTTCGTTCATGCCACCGAGGATGAGGGAAAGGTCCTCCAGGCGTTGAAGAACGTATCAGGGCTCGATGAATACCACAAGGATGTCACCACAGGTTACCATGGCAATAAGATCCTGGTGTTGGAAGGTAACCTGAAGGACAAGAAGGCCATCAAAAGGTTCTTCTCATCGTTTTCGAAGGATGACATTAGGGCGCTGATCGATACCATCGAAAGCCGTGTCGATGATGAGTGCCAGATATTCGCCAGGATCGATAAGCAGAAGGCCTACTTGGGAGAGCTGGTATTGACCAAGGGGGACGACATCATATCGGTCAGGGGGAAGGTCCAGACATATCCTAAGAAACGCGAGGTGGCGATAAGGAACGTCACCGAGTTCCTTGAAAAGCTGGCGGATGGCAAGGATTAA
- a CDS encoding 50S ribosomal protein L39e — protein sequence MATNKPTAMKRRLMKKMNQNRRVPAWVMMRTNRTFVRHPHRRSWRHSKLKE from the coding sequence ATGGCAACCAATAAGCCGACGGCTATGAAGAGACGCCTCATGAAGAAGATGAATCAGAACCGAAGGGTACCTGCATGGGTCATGATGCGGACCAACCGCACGTTCGTACGTCACCCTCACAGGCGGAGCTGGAGACACAGCAAGCTTAAGGAGTGA
- a CDS encoding 30S ribosomal protein S19e produces the protein MVTIYDVPSEKVIMKLAGKLKETKGISPPEWADFVKTGRHTEKAPVQPDWWYTRAASVLRKVYIKGPIGTSRLAAEYGGFADRGSKPNKAVKGSRSIARKCLMQLESSGLVAKDKNNGRVVTPKGQALLDSTAKEVYDEINK, from the coding sequence ATGGTTACTATCTATGATGTCCCCTCAGAGAAGGTCATCATGAAGCTCGCGGGAAAGCTGAAGGAGACAAAGGGCATTTCCCCTCCCGAATGGGCCGACTTCGTCAAGACGGGGAGGCACACCGAAAAGGCACCGGTCCAGCCAGACTGGTGGTACACCCGCGCGGCGTCAGTCCTTCGGAAGGTCTACATAAAGGGCCCCATAGGAACTTCAAGGCTTGCAGCCGAGTATGGCGGATTTGCTGACAGGGGCTCGAAGCCCAACAAGGCCGTCAAAGGCTCGAGGTCGATCGCGAGGAAATGCCTCATGCAGCTCGAGTCCAGCGGTCTGGTAGCGAAGGACAAGAACAACGGCCGTGTTGTGACCCCGAAGGGACAGGCACTGCTTGACAGCACTGCCAAGGAAGTTTACGACGAGATCAATAAGTGA
- a CDS encoding ATP-NAD kinase family protein, translated as MKFGLVINPYAGMGGSVGLKGTDGASKDEAIARGAIPKARSRAKEALISAGDLSGIHFLAAGGEMGGSLLEEMGLTYEIIYHPGKVTQGKDTTEVVRLFCQMGCDLIIFCGGDGTARDVMEGVDGPITCVGIPAGVKMHSGVFANHPHDAGLLISSFIKGNRRTVEAEVMDIDEDMFREGVLTAKLVGYLRVIDDINLVQLPKGTMEVQGEEEEKQEIASYIVDKMVPDALYVLGPGTTVEAVGKVLGIDKTLLGVDLVKNRRMVHKDASEKDILSHMVSEKDVWIVVTPIGRQGFIFGRGNQQISPQVIRRAGIDHIIIAATRNKLNGLKTLRADTGDGSLDYDLSGFRRVLVGYGYERLVKLE; from the coding sequence ATGAAGTTCGGTCTCGTCATCAACCCCTATGCGGGGATGGGCGGCAGCGTCGGCCTTAAGGGGACCGACGGGGCCTCAAAGGATGAGGCGATCGCTCGTGGTGCCATTCCAAAGGCCCGTTCAAGGGCCAAAGAAGCATTGATCTCCGCTGGAGACCTCTCTGGCATACATTTCTTGGCCGCGGGAGGTGAGATGGGAGGGAGCCTTCTTGAAGAGATGGGGTTGACATACGAAATCATCTATCATCCTGGAAAGGTGACCCAGGGGAAGGACACCACCGAGGTGGTAAGGCTCTTCTGCCAGATGGGGTGTGACCTGATAATATTCTGTGGCGGCGATGGTACCGCGAGGGATGTCATGGAGGGTGTGGACGGCCCGATTACCTGTGTCGGCATACCGGCCGGTGTCAAGATGCATTCCGGCGTGTTCGCCAACCATCCACATGATGCGGGCCTGCTCATCTCATCGTTCATTAAAGGCAATAGGAGGACCGTCGAGGCCGAGGTGATGGACATCGACGAGGACATGTTCCGAGAAGGGGTGCTGACCGCCAAGCTCGTGGGTTATCTGAGGGTCATCGATGATATTAATCTCGTACAGCTTCCAAAAGGCACAATGGAGGTCCAGGGGGAAGAGGAGGAGAAACAGGAGATAGCCTCTTACATCGTTGACAAGATGGTTCCGGATGCATTGTACGTGCTTGGGCCAGGGACGACGGTCGAGGCCGTCGGGAAGGTGTTGGGCATCGATAAGACATTGTTAGGTGTGGACCTGGTGAAAAACAGACGCATGGTGCATAAGGACGCGTCCGAAAAGGATATCTTATCACATATGGTGAGCGAAAAAGATGTGTGGATAGTCGTTACGCCGATAGGTAGACAAGGTTTCATCTTCGGAAGGGGGAACCAGCAGATCTCTCCGCAGGTCATAAGGAGGGCCGGCATAGATCATATTATAATTGCTGCAACGAGGAACAAACTCAACGGTCTGAAGACGTTGAGGGCCGACACCGGGGACGGCTCATTGGACTACGACCTTTCAGGGTTCAGGAGGGTCCTCGTGGGCTATGGATATGAAAGGCTTGTCAAGCTCGAGTGA
- a CDS encoding DNA-binding protein, with translation MEDAELEMLRRKKLQELQQQQSQAAAAQEQERQIEAQRQAIMRQVLTPEARDRLATVKLGYPEVARMVEDQLIRLASAGQIPKPIDEPTLKQILRRVAPQKREINIERK, from the coding sequence ATGGAAGATGCTGAGCTGGAGATGCTTCGACGTAAGAAGTTGCAAGAGCTTCAGCAGCAGCAATCCCAGGCCGCCGCGGCGCAAGAACAGGAGCGCCAGATCGAGGCCCAGCGCCAAGCTATAATGCGCCAGGTGCTGACCCCGGAGGCCAGGGACAGGTTGGCGACGGTGAAGCTCGGCTATCCTGAGGTCGCAAGGATGGTAGAGGACCAATTGATAAGGTTGGCCTCCGCAGGACAGATCCCAAAGCCCATCGACGAGCCTACGTTGAAGCAGATATTGAGGAGAGTTGCGCCCCAAAAAAGGGAGATCAACATCGAGAGGAAATGA
- a CDS encoding UbiX family flavin prenyltransferase: MRFVIAMTGASGAPYGIRLLQSLKGEKILVMSDTAKRIVEMETDMSVNDVEALADLVLDDHDMFAPIASGSYKYDGMVICPCSESSLGKIAVGIADTLITRAASVCLKEGRTLILVPRETPISQTMIENELRVSRAGGVILPACPGFYSHPRTVDEMLDFVVGKILDRLGQENDKFKRWGE; the protein is encoded by the coding sequence GTGAGATTCGTAATCGCTATGACCGGGGCCTCCGGCGCCCCCTATGGCATAAGGTTGCTCCAATCCCTCAAGGGGGAGAAGATACTCGTAATGTCCGATACGGCCAAACGAATTGTCGAGATGGAGACTGATATGAGCGTCAATGACGTCGAGGCCTTGGCTGACCTGGTATTAGACGACCATGACATGTTCGCCCCGATAGCATCAGGCTCTTACAAGTACGATGGTATGGTCATCTGTCCTTGCTCGGAATCAAGCCTTGGGAAGATAGCGGTCGGTATCGCGGACACGCTGATCACCAGGGCAGCGTCGGTATGTTTGAAAGAGGGCAGGACCTTGATCCTCGTCCCAAGGGAGACCCCTATATCACAGACGATGATCGAGAACGAACTGAGGGTCAGCAGGGCAGGCGGGGTCATCCTTCCAGCATGCCCGGGATTCTACTCGCACCCGAGAACGGTCGACGAGATGCTGGATTTCGTGGTGGGTAAGATCTTGGACCGGTTAGGACAGGAGAATGACAAGTTCAAACGATGGGGCGAATGA
- the leuS gene encoding leucine--tRNA ligase, whose translation MLSNPTEIEAKWQEKWYSSKINEANRDGRKKFMIIFAYPGVTGYLHVGHMRGFSYVDDISRYMRMRGYNVMFPVGTHATGNGPISLAKKVRAGDENTISYLLRNGCPKERLEELKDPVGVVEFFNQVYVEQYWRRFGFMADWRRFACTVHEEYGKFIQWQFRKLMEAGLLIQKPYYAPACVNCGPVAIDASETDISCGGNAETTEYTLMKFRCDDLILLAATLRPETVFGQTNFWVNPEVEYVKVKVGEEIWVMSRPCLDKMRYQKEGLTEVGTIHGRDLIGKFCTAPMTGRRIPCLPASFCDPNVGTGLVVSVPSDAPDDWVALMMLQRDEELCRKYGLDVDMVRAIVPIAIIDTKGWGPMPAVEIVERMGITTSGDPRLIEAKKIVYKEGFHAGRMNSNCGRYSNLPVDKAKEMMKEDMLRASEADLFYDLSEKVVCRCGEPVVIKKVTDQWFIDYANEDLTARSKEHAKKMLIMPTDYMTNIQGVLDWFRERACVRQGNWLGTRFPFDEKWIIEAISDSTLYPIYYTVSLYVNNGSLKAENMTTEFFDHVFLGKGDIEEVVNATKLERSLIEKIKADVDYWYPLDVNLGGKEHMTVHFPAFVKNHVAILPEEKLPRGIFVNWYVISKAGKISKSKGGAQPIPGAAEKYGVDALRLYYAHIASPFADVEWDEEVIENYVSKVEKVMRTVEELSSIRSMGPASGIDMWLLSRLNSRLERVISAMSQFDLKTLANEAYFEIPNDLRWYVRRGGGNAETISKALSVWVRMMAPITPHIAEEMWEHLGNRGFVTDASFPEPDTSLCSLRSEIAEDYLRALMDDINEILKVTKIAPKRVLIYTTPSWKEKGMVMALELAEKGELKVPTLTKAMMQDEHIKKHGKEASDYARKTAEDLLKRSKVELDKLKSVFDELEFIRSALPFLIKEFGCEVAVFNADDPQRPDPQNKARMAQPRRPAIYVE comes from the coding sequence ATGCTCAGTAATCCGACCGAGATCGAGGCCAAATGGCAAGAAAAATGGTACTCAAGCAAGATCAATGAGGCCAACCGCGACGGTCGAAAAAAATTCATGATCATCTTCGCTTACCCAGGGGTGACCGGCTATCTTCATGTTGGTCACATGAGGGGATTTTCCTATGTCGATGACATCTCTCGATATATGAGGATGCGTGGATACAATGTGATGTTCCCAGTTGGCACGCACGCGACAGGAAATGGGCCGATATCTTTGGCAAAGAAGGTCCGTGCGGGAGATGAGAACACTATCTCCTACCTCCTCAGGAACGGCTGTCCAAAGGAAAGGCTTGAGGAGCTCAAGGACCCGGTCGGAGTGGTCGAGTTCTTCAACCAGGTATATGTTGAACAGTACTGGCGGCGCTTTGGATTCATGGCCGATTGGCGCAGATTCGCCTGCACCGTTCATGAAGAATATGGTAAGTTCATACAATGGCAGTTCAGAAAGCTCATGGAGGCAGGCCTTCTCATCCAAAAACCATATTATGCTCCGGCCTGCGTGAATTGCGGTCCGGTCGCCATAGATGCCTCTGAGACCGACATCTCCTGCGGTGGGAACGCTGAGACCACTGAGTACACGCTCATGAAGTTCAGGTGCGATGACCTGATATTGTTGGCGGCAACTCTGAGACCTGAGACGGTCTTTGGCCAGACCAATTTCTGGGTCAATCCCGAGGTCGAATATGTCAAGGTCAAGGTCGGGGAGGAGATATGGGTCATGAGCCGACCTTGTCTGGACAAAATGAGATACCAGAAAGAAGGTCTTACAGAGGTCGGAACGATCCATGGCCGCGACCTCATAGGCAAGTTCTGTACCGCTCCGATGACAGGGAGGAGGATACCTTGTCTACCTGCGTCGTTCTGTGACCCGAACGTGGGGACTGGCCTCGTTGTCAGCGTCCCATCCGACGCCCCTGATGACTGGGTCGCACTTATGATGCTGCAAAGGGATGAGGAGCTCTGCAGAAAATATGGTCTCGACGTCGATATGGTGAGGGCGATCGTGCCGATTGCGATCATTGACACCAAGGGCTGGGGCCCTATGCCGGCGGTGGAGATCGTTGAGAGGATGGGCATAACAACGTCCGGGGACCCGAGGCTCATCGAGGCTAAGAAGATAGTTTACAAGGAAGGGTTCCACGCTGGAAGGATGAACTCCAATTGCGGCAGATACTCGAACCTTCCGGTGGACAAGGCCAAAGAGATGATGAAGGAAGATATGCTGAGGGCGTCCGAGGCAGACCTATTCTATGACCTGTCTGAGAAGGTGGTCTGCAGGTGCGGGGAACCTGTTGTGATCAAGAAGGTCACCGATCAATGGTTCATCGACTATGCGAACGAGGACCTCACGGCCCGCAGCAAAGAGCATGCGAAAAAAATGCTGATAATGCCCACAGATTACATGACAAACATACAGGGTGTGCTCGATTGGTTCCGGGAGAGGGCATGTGTCAGACAGGGCAATTGGCTGGGCACGCGGTTCCCGTTCGATGAGAAATGGATAATAGAGGCGATCTCCGATTCCACGCTCTATCCTATTTATTATACGGTCTCTTTGTATGTGAACAACGGCTCCCTGAAGGCCGAGAACATGACCACAGAGTTCTTTGATCATGTCTTCCTCGGCAAAGGAGATATCGAAGAGGTCGTCAACGCGACCAAGCTTGAAAGGTCTTTGATCGAGAAGATAAAGGCCGACGTCGACTATTGGTATCCTCTCGATGTCAATCTTGGCGGAAAAGAGCATATGACCGTTCATTTCCCTGCGTTCGTAAAGAACCACGTGGCGATACTTCCTGAGGAAAAGCTTCCAAGGGGGATCTTTGTCAATTGGTATGTGATATCTAAGGCAGGAAAGATATCGAAATCCAAAGGCGGCGCACAACCGATACCGGGGGCCGCTGAGAAATACGGTGTGGACGCGCTGAGATTGTACTATGCCCATATCGCATCTCCCTTCGCTGACGTCGAGTGGGATGAGGAGGTCATAGAGAACTATGTGTCCAAGGTCGAAAAGGTCATGAGGACCGTGGAGGAACTCTCGTCCATCAGGTCGATGGGCCCCGCGTCAGGGATCGACATGTGGCTGCTCTCACGATTGAACTCAAGGCTCGAGAGGGTCATCTCTGCGATGTCCCAATTTGACCTGAAGACCTTGGCGAACGAGGCCTACTTCGAGATACCGAATGACCTGAGATGGTATGTCAGGCGGGGTGGTGGGAACGCAGAGACCATCTCCAAGGCGCTCAGCGTCTGGGTGAGGATGATGGCCCCGATAACACCGCACATCGCCGAGGAGATGTGGGAGCATCTTGGGAACAGAGGGTTCGTCACAGACGCCTCTTTCCCTGAGCCTGACACATCATTGTGCTCATTGCGGTCAGAGATCGCTGAGGACTATCTCAGGGCATTGATGGACGACATAAATGAGATACTGAAGGTGACCAAGATCGCACCGAAAAGGGTGTTGATTTATACGACGCCATCTTGGAAGGAGAAGGGCATGGTCATGGCCCTCGAACTAGCAGAGAAGGGGGAGCTCAAGGTGCCCACGCTCACAAAGGCCATGATGCAAGATGAACATATCAAGAAGCATGGGAAAGAAGCGTCAGATTATGCCCGAAAGACGGCGGAAGACCTTCTAAAAAGGTCGAAGGTGGAGCTGGATAAGCTGAAGTCAGTATTCGATGAACTTGAGTTCATCAGGTCCGCATTGCCCTTCCTGATAAAGGAGTTCGGGTGTGAGGTCGCGGTGTTCAATGCAGATGACCCGCAGCGTCCAGACCCCCAGAACAAGGCACGAATGGCTCAGCCTCGGAGACCCGCGATCTACGTCGAGTAG
- the thiM gene encoding hydroxyethylthiazole kinase encodes MTSINKGDLWYQMVHAVELVRKTNPVVGSITNTVTVNFVANAQLAIGGSAAMVYLPDEGEFLAKNARAMYINAGTFLPIYEQTLPRTVKALNEHNRPWVLDPVGIGIGALRTEVLRFIKENKPSVIRGNASEIIALAGLWGLDGGDDEKSVRGVDATDPVASARDAAVSLAKWTEGAVVVSGETDLVTDGSVEVYSFGGSKMMKNITGAGCSLGGVVAVFSSVASPFIAALTGTQLYNLAASRAERRANGPGSFQTHFLDEIYRSSAEEIANNPFEIKGV; translated from the coding sequence CGATAAACAAAGGGGACCTATGGTACCAGATGGTCCATGCAGTTGAATTGGTGAGGAAGACCAACCCGGTCGTGGGATCGATCACGAATACAGTGACGGTAAATTTTGTGGCAAATGCACAATTGGCCATAGGGGGTTCTGCGGCCATGGTATACCTACCTGACGAGGGGGAGTTCTTGGCGAAAAATGCTAGAGCCATGTACATCAATGCTGGCACTTTTTTACCAATATATGAACAGACTTTACCTCGAACGGTCAAGGCCTTGAACGAACATAATAGACCATGGGTCTTAGACCCGGTCGGTATAGGGATAGGGGCGCTTAGGACGGAGGTCTTACGATTTATCAAAGAAAATAAACCTAGCGTAATAAGAGGAAACGCCTCCGAGATAATCGCCTTGGCAGGTCTCTGGGGCCTCGACGGCGGGGATGATGAAAAAAGTGTGCGAGGTGTGGATGCCACCGATCCTGTCGCTTCGGCCAGGGATGCAGCGGTTTCTCTGGCCAAGTGGACAGAAGGTGCGGTGGTCGTCTCTGGCGAGACAGACCTTGTAACGGACGGTTCAGTTGAGGTATATTCATTTGGCGGGTCAAAGATGATGAAGAACATAACAGGTGCTGGTTGTTCTTTGGGAGGGGTCGTGGCTGTTTTCTCGTCTGTGGCCTCTCCATTCATCGCGGCGCTGACTGGAACCCAATTATATAATCTGGCCGCCAGTCGGGCCGAACGAAGGGCAAACGGTCCGGGAAGTTTTCAGACACACTTCTTGGACGAGATCTATAGATCCTCCGCAGAGGAGATCGCGAACAATCCTTTTGAGATAAAAGGGGTCTAG
- a CDS encoding MMPL family transporter, producing MAKTIVRHHKKIILLWVMLLIIAIPFAPLARDAVVYDDRAGAEDLELGSVKAQKWIDDNFASSSGSGSIILVMVSPDAFSAETRQIVYELTAKIIRGSPVFGGELKDNATVQSVYSMVSQYAAGYLIGTNDAYYEVFDEMNSTRYLIFGIPMNFREIYNQTVDVQALLFGLPSMYKDIWDQVNFTIPGSAMEDIDNVTYFQARMSAEAYLTSKGADEVERALTMSYLEHFSSSWNSTAHIPAVNSSSTSRLEASLMSGFVSFTNGTTFLSIPEDDRLFISAVFTSFSLDDHEDIQTRNSFCDEIFSGYLTKMLEDMPGQRASLAMTYYSIFYQAWTSDLDGVNETEYRNIISSSVSSVSAHISIEDAMVFQTLFEQLGWTGWESDERLCQIVSEVVSEVTGVERWLVKEVADAGRRPSMFKLSLLADKIVQNRSLANFPIPLVPAMVQGFINVPKNDTMLILLSFRGPGGELTSGSDDVKEIRSMIDEVLEGRPEVKIYVTGTGAIGQDIEESVKKDIERIDPFTIALVLILIGLYFRSFVASAVPPVIIGLGVGVAYATVYFLGTYFLDINYYLLTLLLTSMLGAGCDYCIFILSRYREERRKGSTKEQAVVTSVTWAGEAITISGLTVIIGFGALSLGSLDVMRSMGLLAVGIVCALLLALTLLPSILMLLGDRMFWPSIIISQRGPKMKGYFTRSAKFAIKHAKAILAVSILVSVPASYLSISLETSYDFIGTMPDTESKTGLAQMSDGFGGGKITPTEVGVELSTSIFNSTGGWDLDNMDRIEALCAALSELDNVNIVTSPTRPYGAPIDYSSISGNSSIEAMLYDQIMRTMVGANATAVLVTVILEEEPFSPVSIESIKDIREVVDGLVRSDTGFDAIYVGGGTAMMYDVAHTTQEDFRTIVLVVIVLIYVVLLVMLGSVINPIRSILTILVSISWTLAGAMIIFEQIFGQTINWLVPLILLVVCLGLGMDYDILLSTRVREETYRGLPNNDAIIHSVEQTGGIITACGIIMAGAFGTMMLSQGWLLREFGFVLMFAILLDATVVRIYMVPAIMSLLGRWNWWMPKRLKRT from the coding sequence TTGGCCAAGACCATAGTCAGACATCATAAGAAGATAATACTGTTGTGGGTAATGCTCCTCATCATTGCCATCCCATTCGCGCCGCTGGCTAGGGATGCAGTTGTCTACGACGACAGGGCGGGCGCCGAGGATCTGGAACTGGGATCGGTCAAGGCACAAAAGTGGATAGACGATAATTTCGCCAGTTCATCGGGCTCTGGATCCATCATCTTGGTCATGGTCTCCCCTGACGCTTTCAGTGCAGAGACAAGGCAGATAGTCTATGAGCTCACCGCCAAGATAATCAGAGGTTCCCCAGTCTTTGGAGGAGAGCTGAAGGACAATGCCACGGTGCAAAGCGTCTACTCTATGGTGTCACAATACGCTGCTGGATATCTGATAGGGACCAACGATGCGTATTATGAGGTCTTCGACGAGATGAACTCGACAAGATATCTCATCTTTGGTATCCCGATGAACTTTAGAGAGATCTACAATCAAACGGTAGATGTCCAGGCTTTGCTTTTCGGCCTTCCTTCAATGTATAAAGACATCTGGGATCAGGTGAACTTCACCATTCCGGGCTCCGCTATGGAAGATATCGATAATGTCACCTATTTCCAGGCAAGAATGTCGGCCGAGGCATATCTGACCTCGAAGGGGGCCGATGAGGTCGAGAGGGCCTTGACGATGTCCTATCTTGAGCACTTCTCTTCATCCTGGAACTCCACTGCACACATCCCGGCGGTCAACAGCTCCTCAACGTCACGGCTTGAGGCCTCCCTGATGTCAGGTTTCGTTTCATTCACCAACGGGACCACCTTCCTATCGATACCAGAGGATGATCGCCTTTTCATTAGCGCCGTCTTTACCTCCTTTTCCCTTGATGATCATGAGGATATTCAAACAAGGAACTCATTCTGCGACGAGATCTTCTCAGGATACCTGACGAAGATGCTCGAGGATATGCCAGGGCAACGCGCCTCATTGGCCATGACCTACTATTCTATTTTCTATCAAGCTTGGACCTCTGATCTGGATGGTGTCAACGAGACCGAATATCGCAACATCATATCGTCCTCGGTCAGTTCAGTATCTGCCCATATTTCAATTGAGGATGCGATGGTGTTCCAGACATTGTTTGAACAACTTGGTTGGACCGGTTGGGAAAGCGATGAGCGCCTATGTCAGATCGTGTCTGAGGTCGTGTCCGAGGTCACAGGTGTGGAGAGGTGGTTGGTCAAAGAGGTGGCCGATGCAGGGCGCAGGCCTTCCATGTTCAAACTATCCTTATTGGCCGATAAGATCGTCCAGAACCGTTCGCTTGCAAATTTCCCTATCCCTTTGGTACCGGCCATGGTTCAAGGTTTCATTAATGTCCCTAAGAACGACACCATGCTGATATTGCTGTCCTTCCGTGGGCCGGGCGGCGAACTTACCTCAGGTTCTGACGATGTGAAGGAGATCAGGAGCATGATCGATGAGGTCCTGGAAGGTCGTCCTGAGGTCAAGATCTATGTCACCGGGACGGGAGCGATTGGACAGGACATAGAGGAATCGGTAAAAAAGGACATCGAGAGGATAGACCCATTCACCATCGCGCTGGTGCTCATATTGATAGGCCTGTATTTCCGGTCCTTCGTTGCCTCTGCCGTCCCTCCTGTCATAATAGGGCTTGGCGTCGGCGTTGCTTATGCCACGGTCTATTTCCTCGGTACTTACTTCCTCGACATCAACTACTACCTTTTGACGCTTCTTTTGACATCGATGCTCGGGGCGGGGTGTGATTATTGCATCTTTATCCTTTCCAGGTATCGGGAGGAAAGGAGAAAGGGTTCCACCAAAGAACAGGCGGTGGTGACATCCGTCACATGGGCGGGCGAGGCGATCACCATATCAGGCCTCACGGTCATCATAGGTTTCGGTGCTCTTTCGTTAGGGTCACTGGATGTGATGAGATCGATGGGGCTCTTGGCCGTGGGCATAGTCTGTGCCCTATTATTGGCGCTCACGCTCCTCCCATCAATATTGATGTTGTTGGGCGATAGGATGTTCTGGCCCTCGATAATCATATCTCAAAGAGGACCTAAGATGAAAGGATACTTCACGAGGAGCGCAAAGTTCGCGATCAAACATGCCAAGGCGATCTTGGCCGTTTCCATCCTCGTCTCGGTCCCAGCATCGTATCTGTCCATCTCGTTGGAGACGAGCTATGATTTCATCGGTACAATGCCAGATACAGAGTCGAAGACAGGACTGGCGCAGATGTCCGACGGCTTCGGCGGGGGAAAGATCACCCCCACCGAGGTAGGGGTCGAGCTGAGCACGTCCATCTTCAATTCGACCGGAGGCTGGGACCTCGACAACATGGACAGGATCGAGGCCTTATGTGCTGCTTTAAGCGAATTGGACAACGTCAATATCGTGACCTCACCGACGAGACCATACGGAGCACCTATAGATTATTCGTCAATATCGGGCAACAGTTCGATCGAGGCGATGCTCTACGATCAGATCATGAGGACAATGGTCGGAGCCAATGCAACGGCAGTGCTGGTGACGGTGATACTTGAGGAGGAACCATTCTCGCCGGTCTCCATAGAGAGCATAAAGGACATAAGGGAGGTAGTTGACGGCCTCGTCCGTTCAGATACCGGGTTCGATGCCATATATGTCGGGGGAGGGACCGCCATGATGTACGACGTTGCGCATACGACGCAGGAGGATTTCAGGACGATCGTGCTGGTCGTGATCGTCCTGATATATGTCGTTCTTCTTGTGATGCTCGGCTCTGTTATAAACCCTATAAGATCGATACTCACCATACTCGTCAGCATCTCATGGACCCTTGCTGGTGCGATGATAATTTTTGAACAAATATTCGGCCAGACAATCAACTGGCTTGTCCCGCTCATCCTATTGGTCGTCTGCCTTGGCCTTGGAATGGACTATGATATCCTCCTTTCCACGAGGGTTAGGGAAGAGACCTATCGCGGCCTCCCCAACAACGATGCCATCATCCATTCGGTCGAGCAGACGGGAGGGATAATCACGGCATGCGGCATCATCATGGCCGGGGCCTTCGGCACGATGATGCTCTCCCAGGGATGGTTGCTCCGGGAATTCGGGTTCGTATTGATGTTCGCGATATTGCTCGATGCAACTGTTGTGAGGATCTACATGGTCCCAGCGATCATGTCCTTGCTCGGGAGATGGAACTGGTGGATGCCGAAGAGGTTAAAAAGGACCTAG
- a CDS encoding thiamine phosphate synthase has protein sequence MELKKRFDISNYLVVGPENTKGRPVHHIIKEAVGAGFTCVQIRSKLASAKDMIDLTRSASQVIAESDRPDKVALLVDDRLDVVLAARKYGIKVDGIHVGQSDIPVDVCREYLGEDSIIGVSARTIDMLDYVTTIDAGLIDYLGVGPLRETRTKPDCGMGPDGKVRTMDLDEISALAQMSPVPVVVGGGVKLSDVPGLARTGVDGFFVVSAVTEADDPGLEAKKLVEAWRSNKINRSRIPRLA, from the coding sequence ATGGAATTGAAAAAAAGATTCGACATCTCCAACTATCTTGTGGTCGGACCCGAGAACACGAAGGGAAGGCCAGTTCATCACATAATCAAGGAAGCGGTCGGTGCGGGATTCACATGCGTGCAGATCCGTTCAAAGCTAGCATCGGCCAAAGATATGATAGACCTCACGCGCAGCGCCTCTCAGGTCATAGCGGAATCCGACAGGCCCGATAAGGTCGCATTGCTTGTCGATGATCGGCTCGATGTGGTCCTCGCCGCCAGAAAGTATGGCATAAAGGTCGACGGCATCCATGTTGGACAGAGTGACATACCCGTAGACGTGTGCAGAGAATATCTTGGAGAGGATTCCATAATCGGAGTATCCGCAAGGACCATCGATATGTTGGATTACGTTACAACCATAGATGCTGGGTTGATCGATTATTTGGGCGTGGGCCCGTTGCGTGAGACCAGGACAAAACCTGACTGTGGGATGGGCCCGGATGGTAAGGTGAGAACAATGGACCTCGATGAGATATCAGCACTCGCTCAGATGAGCCCGGTACCGGTCGTGGTCGGAGGTGGAGTGAAGCTCTCAGATGTACCGGGACTGGCTAGGACAGGGGTCGATGGTTTTTTTGTCGTCTCTGCCGTCACCGAGGCCGATGACCCTGGATTAGAGGCAAAAAAGCTGGTCGAGGCCTGGAGGTCAAATAAGATCAATAGATCCAGGATCCCGCGCTTGGCATGA